A region of Paenibacillus sp. JNUCC-31 DNA encodes the following proteins:
- a CDS encoding MurR/RpiR family transcriptional regulator → MKILTQLSDMHNFTPNEKSIASYILTHKEHILHLNIQELAKVTYTSHSAINRLTRKLGLSGFKEFIISLAREFQQSTQNISNVDPNYPFSLNESSLQVAKEIAELMKETIQKNVAFMDDKLLTQTSHLLNQAERIFIYAQGDSEIRAKSFQNKLFKINKYVVIATELSEWAHHTVNLTPRDCAIFLTYHGKSKDYIRAAQYFKSENIPFITITATSQSQLASISTICIQVPNDEVKYAKIGTFSSQIAFEYVLNVIYSCIYKIDYLNNKQNTTKSYMKFYDDE, encoded by the coding sequence TTGAAAATATTGACACAATTATCAGACATGCATAATTTTACACCAAATGAAAAAAGCATTGCTTCATATATTTTGACTCATAAGGAGCACATCCTTCACTTGAATATTCAAGAGCTTGCAAAAGTTACATATACTTCGCATTCCGCGATAAATCGCTTGACTCGTAAGCTTGGACTATCCGGCTTCAAGGAGTTCATTATCAGTCTTGCTCGCGAATTCCAACAAAGCACTCAGAATATTTCCAATGTCGACCCCAATTACCCATTCAGTTTGAATGAATCGTCCCTTCAGGTTGCAAAAGAGATTGCGGAATTAATGAAGGAAACGATTCAAAAAAACGTTGCGTTTATGGATGATAAATTGTTGACGCAAACATCACATCTGCTGAATCAAGCAGAACGAATTTTCATCTATGCACAAGGTGATTCAGAAATCCGAGCGAAGAGTTTTCAAAACAAACTGTTCAAAATCAACAAATATGTCGTGATTGCCACAGAACTATCCGAATGGGCACATCATACGGTCAATCTCACACCCCGTGATTGCGCGATTTTCTTAACCTATCACGGAAAGTCGAAGGATTACATAAGAGCTGCACAATATTTTAAAAGTGAAAACATCCCATTTATAACCATCACGGCAACCAGCCAAAGCCAATTGGCTAGTATCAGCACAATCTGTATACAGGTTCCTAACGATGAAGTGAAGTATGCCAAGATTGGTACATTCTCCTCGCAAATCGCCTTTGAATATGTGTTAAATGTCATTTACTCCTGTATTTATAAAATCGACTACCTGAACAACAAACAAAACACAACCAAATCCTACATGAAATTCTATGACGATGAATGA
- a CDS encoding Gfo/Idh/MocA family oxidoreductase, which produces MLTIGYIGNGKSTNRYHLPFSLNRDHLKVKTIYARNPDKAEWDKAPGIYYTKDIANVMNDEEIQLIVICTHTESHYDYAKMALDHGKHVLVEKPFMLTKEEAESIFQYAKEKNLLIQCYQNRRYDSDFLTTKKVIESGKLGELLEVEMHYDYYRPEIPNATSHFSKYKSYLYGHGVHTFDQVLSYFGKPDKIHYDVRQLLGSGRMNDYFDLDFYYNSLKVSIKSSFFRLKPRPSFVVYGKKGVFVKQTEDRQEEHLKLFYLPKGHADFGIDLPQHYGILTYLDEEGNYHEEKVPSEKGDYARVYDDMYQAIIHGKEKVIKDEETITAMGILEKGMEECN; this is translated from the coding sequence ATGCTGACTATTGGATACATCGGGAATGGCAAAAGTACAAACCGTTATCACCTTCCTTTTTCATTGAACCGAGACCATTTGAAAGTAAAAACGATATATGCTCGTAATCCAGATAAAGCGGAGTGGGATAAAGCTCCCGGCATCTACTACACAAAAGATATTGCTAACGTGATGAATGACGAGGAGATTCAGTTAATTGTAATCTGTACTCATACCGAATCTCACTATGACTATGCAAAAATGGCACTCGACCACGGAAAACACGTGCTTGTTGAGAAACCTTTCATGTTAACCAAAGAAGAAGCGGAATCCATCTTCCAATATGCCAAAGAAAAAAATCTGCTGATCCAATGTTATCAGAACCGACGATATGATTCAGATTTCCTTACGACCAAGAAGGTAATCGAATCAGGAAAGCTTGGAGAGCTGCTGGAGGTGGAGATGCATTACGATTATTATCGTCCGGAGATTCCGAATGCTACGTCCCATTTTTCCAAATACAAGAGCTATTTATACGGGCATGGAGTTCATACCTTTGATCAAGTGTTATCTTATTTCGGAAAACCGGACAAGATTCATTACGATGTTCGTCAATTGCTCGGATCTGGCAGAATGAATGATTACTTTGATCTCGACTTTTATTACAATTCACTCAAAGTATCGATTAAATCGAGCTTCTTCCGCCTAAAACCTCGTCCGAGTTTCGTTGTATACGGTAAAAAAGGAGTCTTCGTCAAGCAAACCGAAGACCGCCAAGAGGAACACCTGAAATTATTTTACTTGCCCAAAGGTCACGCTGACTTTGGTATAGATCTACCGCAGCATTATGGTATCCTGACATACCTGGATGAGGAAGGAAACTATCATGAAGAGAAAGTACCTTCCGAGAAAGGCGATTATGCCAGAGTATACGATGATATGTATCAAGCCATCATACATGGCAAAGAAAAAGTAATTAAAGACGAAGAAACGATTACAGCCATGGGAATACTCGAAAAAGGCATGGAGGAGTGTAACTAA
- a CDS encoding Gfo/Idh/MocA family protein, which produces MRLGIVGAGMIVGDLLSFIQDIPTVILQAISSRPSHRDKLLSLQNQYGFDQIYTEYSAMLANEDVDTIYIGLPNHLHYSYAKEALCAGKHVICEKPFTSNLQEFLELKEIAQQKERVLIEAISNQYLKNVLSMKQYLPKLGDIKIVECNYSQYSSRYAAFQAGEVLPAFNPEMSGGALMDINLYNIHLVVGFFGSPEKVEYWANMERGIDTSGMLLLDYGNFKCVCIGSKDSTAPNAVNIQGNKGHIHMASSTNKCESFEITLHKEMPVRVDHKDHPHRMYDEFVEFDRIISALDLKKTGEMLEHSEKVMKVIEQAKQSANLVFGRTYPSMI; this is translated from the coding sequence ATGAGACTCGGAATCGTCGGAGCCGGAATGATTGTAGGGGATCTATTGAGCTTTATACAAGACATTCCTACCGTAATTTTACAGGCTATCAGCTCCAGACCCAGCCATCGCGATAAATTACTATCTTTACAGAACCAGTATGGGTTTGACCAGATTTACACAGAGTATAGTGCAATGCTTGCGAATGAGGATGTAGATACGATTTACATTGGACTGCCCAATCACCTGCATTATTCATATGCCAAAGAGGCTTTATGTGCGGGCAAACATGTAATTTGTGAGAAGCCATTTACTTCTAACCTCCAAGAATTTTTAGAACTTAAAGAGATTGCTCAGCAAAAAGAACGAGTATTGATCGAAGCCATTTCAAATCAGTATTTGAAAAACGTCTTATCCATGAAGCAATATTTGCCTAAACTTGGTGATATCAAAATCGTGGAATGCAACTATTCTCAATATTCATCCCGTTATGCAGCTTTCCAAGCAGGAGAAGTACTGCCCGCCTTTAACCCCGAAATGTCTGGCGGAGCGTTGATGGACATTAATTTATATAATATTCATCTGGTAGTAGGCTTCTTCGGGAGTCCTGAGAAGGTGGAGTATTGGGCCAACATGGAACGCGGCATTGATACTTCAGGTATGTTGCTGTTGGATTACGGGAATTTCAAGTGTGTATGCATAGGTTCCAAAGATAGTACAGCCCCTAATGCAGTGAACATTCAGGGCAATAAAGGACATATACACATGGCGAGCTCAACTAATAAATGCGAATCCTTTGAGATCACACTTCACAAGGAAATGCCTGTTCGAGTGGATCATAAAGATCATCCACATCGCATGTATGACGAGTTTGTGGAGTTTGATCGTATCATCAGTGCACTGGATCTGAAGAAAACAGGCGAAATGCTGGAGCATAGCGAAAAGGTGATGAAGGTTATTGAACAGGCGAAACAGTCTGCTAATCTTGTATTTGGCCGTACTTACCCGTCGATGATATGA
- a CDS encoding LysR family transcriptional regulator produces MELLQLKYFLIVARCEHVTEAAGKLHVTQSSLSKTIQRLEDDLGAPLFDRIGRKLRLNEFGRTFLHRTEKALFELEQGKREIADLSNSDHGTLQLAVTTASTLPGILREFRKNKPNIQFHVQMVTLDHMSRLLHRGEVDFCLSSPPIQGDDIECQILFADPIVVAVPVGHRYADRSGISLAELKDEWFVGVKNGYGVRDLVDSACQSVGFVPKYVYEGDEPARLTALVEAEIGLAFIPSTAKNPHERITYLQVEEHRLVREIALLSHKNRYISKAALEFRSVVTAYFGAMSKEIYGVLPIETNGE; encoded by the coding sequence ATGGAGCTTCTTCAACTAAAATATTTCTTGATTGTGGCTCGATGCGAGCATGTTACGGAAGCCGCGGGAAAGCTGCACGTCACTCAATCCTCACTGAGCAAAACCATACAACGGTTAGAGGATGACCTTGGAGCTCCTTTATTTGATCGAATTGGAAGAAAACTGCGACTGAACGAATTCGGAAGAACATTTCTTCACCGAACCGAAAAAGCCCTGTTCGAATTGGAACAGGGAAAGCGGGAAATTGCGGACCTCTCCAATTCGGATCATGGCACACTCCAATTGGCTGTAACTACGGCAAGCACCTTGCCAGGAATACTGCGGGAATTCCGGAAAAACAAGCCGAATATTCAGTTTCATGTACAAATGGTAACCCTAGATCACATGTCCAGGCTCCTGCATCGGGGTGAGGTTGATTTTTGTCTGTCTTCCCCTCCGATTCAAGGAGATGATATCGAATGTCAGATACTTTTCGCAGATCCCATCGTAGTAGCCGTTCCCGTGGGTCATCGGTATGCAGATCGAAGTGGTATAAGCTTAGCTGAGCTTAAAGACGAGTGGTTTGTTGGTGTGAAGAATGGGTATGGTGTTCGTGATTTGGTTGACTCCGCATGTCAATCCGTCGGTTTTGTACCGAAGTATGTATATGAAGGAGATGAACCTGCAAGATTAACCGCTCTAGTGGAAGCAGAGATCGGTCTCGCGTTTATACCAAGTACAGCAAAAAATCCGCACGAACGAATCACATATCTCCAGGTAGAGGAACACAGACTCGTTCGCGAAATTGCTTTATTGTCACACAAAAACAGATATATTTCGAAGGCTGCTTTAGAGTTTCGCAGTGTTGTTACGGCGTATTTTGGTGCAATGTCCAAAGAGATTTATGGAGTCCTGCCTATAGAAACAAACGGGGAATAA
- a CDS encoding MFS transporter, protein MNVRNKWLMLSVGLGIMLNPLNSSMISVAIARLQQVYQLDFKAVSWIIFSFYIASAVAQPVMGKCSDLFGRRKIFLIGLVMVFVSSMLAPLSPSFSWLIVFRIIQSIGTSMMVAVGMAIIRIYVTEKQASALSVLAIFLSGAAAIGPFIGGVLIHWWDWHSIFIVNIPFVTASFLFAWKTIPKDDQSKPVTSRLTIRKWLELIDAPGILLFTIALVTLLIGLLSVKSTRDIAMWHLIAGGIGLMALVTFIRHELKTKSPFIPLRAFASYPEMTWVNIQFTLVNILFYALFFGMPTYLQQVRHLNEVHTGMIMLALGLCSLIISPVAGRWIDKSGPRPALIVSAVLMTFGSIVVILLQEASPVFIVILALAVFGVSNGLNAVGMQTALFKSTPKEMIGVASGIFNTSRYLGTILSSLLIGIIMGETFSVTGFQTLGVILTVLAVSLIFMSLRRQELTDKSGYLG, encoded by the coding sequence ATGAATGTTCGAAATAAATGGTTAATGTTATCGGTTGGATTAGGAATTATGCTGAATCCGTTAAACTCCTCCATGATCTCTGTAGCCATCGCAAGACTGCAACAAGTGTATCAACTTGATTTTAAAGCCGTTTCGTGGATTATTTTTTCATTTTACATTGCGAGTGCTGTTGCTCAACCTGTCATGGGCAAATGCAGTGATCTATTTGGCCGCAGAAAAATATTCCTTATTGGTCTTGTTATGGTCTTCGTCTCATCCATGTTGGCACCGCTGTCCCCAAGTTTTTCTTGGCTTATCGTATTCCGGATCATTCAATCTATTGGCACAAGCATGATGGTAGCTGTGGGAATGGCGATTATACGAATTTATGTAACTGAAAAACAAGCTTCTGCCTTGTCTGTCTTGGCGATTTTCCTATCTGGAGCAGCAGCAATCGGCCCCTTTATTGGTGGTGTATTGATTCATTGGTGGGATTGGCATAGCATATTCATCGTTAATATTCCGTTTGTAACTGCAAGCTTTTTGTTCGCATGGAAAACAATCCCGAAGGATGATCAATCCAAACCCGTCACTAGCCGTTTAACTATTCGGAAGTGGCTAGAGTTGATTGATGCACCAGGCATCCTGTTATTTACAATAGCTTTGGTGACGCTGTTAATTGGTTTACTTTCAGTCAAATCAACGAGAGATATAGCAATGTGGCACCTTATTGCAGGGGGAATCGGTTTGATGGCACTAGTAACGTTTATACGACATGAACTAAAAACAAAATCACCCTTTATCCCTCTGCGAGCATTCGCTTCATATCCCGAAATGACTTGGGTGAATATACAGTTCACACTGGTTAATATTCTGTTTTATGCTCTTTTTTTTGGAATGCCCACTTATTTACAGCAAGTGCGTCATCTTAACGAAGTCCATACAGGAATGATTATGTTAGCCCTCGGTTTATGTTCCCTTATCATTTCTCCTGTTGCAGGACGTTGGATTGACAAATCGGGACCACGGCCAGCTTTAATCGTTTCTGCTGTGTTAATGACATTCGGTTCCATAGTGGTCATACTATTGCAAGAAGCTTCCCCAGTCTTCATTGTAATTCTTGCCTTGGCAGTATTTGGGGTAAGTAATGGCTTAAACGCTGTTGGCATGCAGACAGCTCTGTTCAAGAGCACGCCAAAAGAAATGATCGGTGTCGCATCAGGTATTTTTAATACATCCAGATATCTGGGTACCATTTTATCTTCTTTATTGATTGGTATCATCATGGGAGAAACATTTAGTGTTACAGGATTCCAAACGCTTGGAGTCATCCTTACGGTATTAGCTGTTTCTTTGATCTTCATGAGCTTACGTCGTCAGGAATTAACGGATAAATCAGGATATTTGGGCTAA
- a CDS encoding helix-turn-helix domain-containing protein produces the protein MSMRTEKIAKAPQKLESAPDKQGSLKQNGLSIIKFCLHTHGKTGSYFLKDHLLLFVKSGIYTVRFGDQEYTVRSNEMVFLHKSIRIDYEKSGEPGSEFKLDYMMFFLNENILEEFVRFSGYKPMYPVNELVPVSIITVSPFTQAYIESLKPYFESPDEVSDGLVRLKFMELLYHLADSNNHFLLELLQPGHNKNSNISKIMEDNFTNPVSISDLAYLSGRSLSTFKRDFQAMYHTSPLKWIRNRRLNEAKKLLLETPLTVTEVCFTTGFENIAHFSKVFKLQFGLPPSEFRLQSHTREDEPGQGEPLS, from the coding sequence ATGTCCATGAGAACCGAAAAAATAGCCAAAGCACCGCAAAAACTGGAAAGTGCACCAGATAAACAAGGAAGCCTAAAGCAGAACGGGCTATCCATTATTAAATTTTGCTTGCACACACATGGCAAAACAGGATCATATTTTCTGAAAGATCACCTGTTGTTATTCGTTAAGTCGGGCATATATACAGTTCGTTTCGGGGACCAAGAGTACACCGTGCGCAGTAATGAAATGGTGTTTCTTCACAAATCGATTCGGATTGACTACGAAAAATCGGGTGAACCCGGTTCAGAGTTCAAGTTGGATTATATGATGTTTTTCCTTAATGAGAATATACTTGAGGAATTTGTCCGATTTTCTGGTTATAAGCCGATGTATCCGGTGAATGAACTTGTTCCGGTGTCCATCATTACAGTCAGTCCATTCACTCAAGCTTATATCGAATCTTTAAAACCTTATTTTGAAAGTCCGGATGAGGTAAGTGACGGACTGGTACGGCTGAAGTTCATGGAGCTCTTGTATCACTTGGCGGACTCCAATAATCATTTCTTACTTGAGTTGCTACAACCAGGTCATAATAAAAACAGCAACATTAGCAAGATTATGGAAGACAATTTTACAAATCCCGTGTCTATTAGCGACCTGGCTTATTTGTCTGGCAGAAGCCTGTCTACGTTCAAACGTGATTTTCAGGCCATGTACCACACCTCACCACTAAAGTGGATTCGCAATCGAAGACTGAATGAAGCCAAGAAACTGTTGTTAGAGACGCCACTGACAGTAACCGAGGTCTGCTTCACAACAGGATTCGAAAACATTGCCCATTTCTCCAAAGTGTTCAAGCTTCAGTTCGGGCTTCCACCGTCAGAGTTTCGACTTCAAAGTCATACGAGAGAGGATGAACCAGGCCAGGGAGAACCATTGAGCTAA
- a CDS encoding aldo/keto reductase: MEYVKLGNTGLDVSRLCLGCMGFGEAGRGFHQWVLDEENSRPVIQKALELGINFFDTANVYAGGTSEEILGRALKDYANRDEIVLATKVFSRMHEGPNGSGLSRKAIMSEIDKSLKRLGTDYVDLYQIHRWDQHTPIEETMEALHDIVKAGKARYIGASAMSAWQFQKALYVAEKNGWTRFVSMQNHYNLIYREEEREMLPLCLEEKIGVIPFSPLASGRLTRDWDETTYRSETDQVQKAKYDATASTDRLVVERVAEIAEKHGVPRVQIALAWLLQKDPVTAPIIGATKISHLQNAVDALSITLTSDEIASLEEPYVPHPLYGSNIGFK, translated from the coding sequence ATGGAATATGTGAAACTTGGAAATACAGGATTAGATGTATCTCGGCTGTGCCTTGGCTGTATGGGCTTTGGTGAGGCAGGTCGTGGATTTCACCAATGGGTACTTGATGAAGAGAACAGCCGTCCGGTGATTCAAAAGGCTCTGGAGCTTGGTATCAATTTCTTTGATACGGCTAATGTATATGCAGGCGGGACTAGCGAGGAAATTCTCGGCCGGGCTCTTAAAGACTATGCCAATCGCGATGAAATTGTCCTTGCGACAAAAGTGTTTTCCCGTATGCATGAAGGTCCCAATGGCTCCGGCCTTTCTCGTAAAGCCATTATGAGCGAAATAGATAAGAGCCTCAAGCGATTAGGTACCGACTATGTGGATCTATATCAAATTCATCGCTGGGATCAACACACCCCCATTGAAGAGACCATGGAAGCACTACATGATATAGTGAAGGCTGGGAAAGCAAGATATATCGGTGCTTCTGCCATGTCTGCATGGCAATTCCAAAAGGCTTTATATGTGGCTGAGAAAAATGGATGGACCCGATTTGTATCCATGCAGAATCACTATAACCTGATCTATCGTGAGGAAGAAAGGGAGATGCTTCCCCTATGCCTGGAAGAAAAAATTGGTGTAATTCCATTTAGCCCGCTTGCGTCTGGTCGTTTGACACGTGATTGGGATGAAACAACTTATCGTTCAGAAACCGATCAAGTTCAAAAGGCAAAATACGATGCAACAGCCAGTACCGATCGATTGGTAGTAGAGCGGGTTGCAGAAATCGCAGAAAAGCACGGCGTACCTCGGGTTCAAATTGCACTTGCCTGGTTGCTGCAGAAAGATCCGGTTACAGCCCCTATTATCGGTGCAACGAAAATATCTCATCTCCAAAATGCCGTAGATGCACTTTCCATTACGTTAACTTCTGACGAAATTGCGTCTTTGGAAGAGCCGTATGTACCACACCCATTATATGGATCAAACATTGGTTTTAAATAA
- a CDS encoding DUF2306 domain-containing protein, whose translation MKKRTTLYGWLACVSILFILYALIKNYWIDPEASEFLSQKTGLKRELNLPIWLNIMYVHVAFACLAMASGLLNFSNRIFEKSRKFHRINGYVYIVSVLLVVLTSGYMAPYATGGKISSMGFNALNILWLFITITALIQIKKKRMIQHRNWMIRSYAFCFTNMFIHLMTTLLHQSFGLAYTISYTIGIYGTIVLLLMISEMIIRMKPTPE comes from the coding sequence ATGAAGAAACGGACAACATTATATGGATGGTTGGCTTGTGTCAGCATTTTATTTATCCTGTATGCTTTGATAAAGAATTATTGGATTGACCCAGAAGCTTCGGAATTTTTAAGCCAAAAGACGGGTTTGAAGCGTGAGCTTAATCTTCCGATCTGGCTGAATATTATGTACGTTCATGTTGCATTTGCATGTTTGGCCATGGCGTCCGGATTGCTCAACTTCTCTAACCGGATCTTTGAAAAGAGCCGCAAGTTCCACCGCATAAACGGTTATGTATACATCGTATCCGTCCTGCTTGTTGTACTGACTTCCGGATATATGGCCCCTTACGCCACTGGCGGAAAGATAAGTAGTATGGGCTTCAATGCGCTAAATATCCTATGGCTGTTTATTACAATTACGGCTCTAATACAGATTAAAAAGAAACGCATGATCCAACACCGGAACTGGATGATCCGAAGTTATGCCTTCTGTTTTACGAACATGTTCATTCATCTCATGACTACCCTTCTTCATCAGAGTTTCGGGTTGGCTTATACTATAAGCTACACTATTGGTATTTATGGAACTATTGTATTGCTACTAATGATTTCGGAAATGATCATCAGAATGAAGCCAACCCCCGAATAA
- a CDS encoding DJ-1/PfpI family protein translates to MITVQIVLFDGFDLLDAIAPYEVFCSASMHIDNALTVELVTAEGPRSVTSGINGLKIEANGTLDPARPGIILVPGAAGEVEGDGPNSIPAILGRAMNTELTTMIRAALEHKNVVVATVCGGSLLLAMGGLLEGRAAVTHHLGMELLGATGAIPVPARVVDDGNLVTGGGVTSGLDVALYLVERELGPRIAHAVEQLFEYERRGTVWREYGVAPSTPHVLTDNESNIVKNQSVVTSAPIHNQYTEASLFVGNWDTTIATPVGKLEVKLCITTCNDVIEGTATQGDETIAFLNPVFYNNKLTWSLAITKPMRLNLKFEVGADGDQMSGIAKAGLLPASKLTGKRIN, encoded by the coding sequence ATGATAACTGTACAAATCGTGTTATTTGATGGCTTCGATCTACTGGATGCCATTGCGCCTTATGAAGTGTTTTGCTCCGCTTCCATGCATATCGACAACGCGTTAACGGTAGAACTGGTTACGGCTGAAGGACCAAGATCTGTGACTAGCGGTATAAATGGATTGAAAATCGAGGCGAACGGGACACTGGACCCGGCACGTCCGGGTATCATACTTGTGCCTGGCGCAGCCGGTGAGGTTGAAGGCGATGGTCCAAACTCGATTCCAGCTATTCTGGGCAGGGCCATGAATACGGAATTAACAACAATGATCAGGGCAGCTCTCGAACACAAAAACGTTGTAGTGGCTACGGTCTGCGGCGGTTCCCTTTTGTTAGCCATGGGAGGACTCCTGGAAGGCAGAGCTGCGGTAACGCATCATTTGGGTATGGAACTACTTGGTGCAACCGGGGCAATTCCAGTCCCGGCACGTGTAGTGGATGATGGGAATCTGGTTACCGGCGGCGGTGTGACCTCGGGGCTCGATGTCGCGCTGTATCTGGTGGAACGTGAACTGGGACCACGCATCGCGCACGCAGTAGAGCAGTTGTTCGAGTACGAACGAAGAGGAACGGTTTGGAGGGAATATGGTGTTGCCCCAAGCACTCCTCATGTGTTGACGGACAATGAATCGAACATTGTAAAAAACCAATCGGTGGTGACCTCTGCCCCAATACATAACCAATATACAGAGGCTTCCCTCTTCGTCGGAAATTGGGATACGACAATCGCTACACCTGTCGGTAAGCTGGAAGTCAAGCTTTGCATAACGACATGTAACGATGTGATCGAAGGTACAGCAACACAAGGCGATGAAACAATTGCGTTTCTGAACCCTGTGTTTTACAATAACAAACTGACTTGGTCTCTGGCGATCACCAAACCTATGCGTTTGAATCTGAAATTTGAAGTTGGCGCAGACGGAGATCAGATGAGTGGAATCGCTAAGGCCGGCCTCCTTCCTGCATCCAAATTAACAGGAAAACGAATAAACTAG
- a CDS encoding SHOCT domain-containing protein: MGLEDSGFSFFYFGSLFCLTLFCFVTLRIYMIRHRNNDRSREDHDIPLILKSRMAKGEIDEDEYHRLKDLLTK, from the coding sequence ATGGGTTTGGAGGATAGCGGATTCTCATTTTTTTACTTTGGATCTTTGTTTTGTCTCACGCTGTTTTGCTTCGTGACGCTTCGTATATACATGATTCGTCATCGTAACAATGATCGCAGCCGGGAAGACCATGACATCCCTTTGATTTTGAAAAGCCGAATGGCTAAAGGCGAAATTGACGAAGACGAATATCACAGGCTGAAGGATCTTTTGACCAAATAA
- a CDS encoding response regulator transcription factor: protein MSMLNTILVVDDDQSIVELLRDFLENDNFHVMTACDTEQAWGILQQHSIDCVVLDIMMPGQNGFELCRRIRAESNVPILFLSARSDDVDKIRGLTLGGDDYIVKTASPGEIVARVKAVLRRSASRQTMDEKVLDYGRLQLNLSAREVVVEGKNVELTPKEYELLRYFAEHPRHVFSYEQLLAKFWDGVGDRHTIRVHLSRLREKIEFDPNHPQFLINVWGVGYRFEGG, encoded by the coding sequence ATGAGTATGTTGAATACGATACTCGTCGTTGACGATGACCAAAGTATCGTTGAGTTATTAAGGGATTTTCTGGAGAATGACAACTTTCACGTCATGACTGCTTGTGATACGGAACAAGCGTGGGGCATACTTCAGCAGCATTCCATAGATTGCGTTGTTCTGGACATCATGATGCCGGGACAAAATGGATTTGAGCTATGTCGTCGAATTCGAGCTGAAAGTAATGTTCCCATCCTTTTCTTGAGTGCGCGCAGTGATGATGTGGATAAGATTCGAGGTCTGACACTCGGCGGAGATGATTATATCGTCAAAACAGCTTCGCCTGGGGAAATCGTTGCCAGAGTAAAAGCCGTTTTACGACGCTCCGCTTCCCGGCAGACCATGGATGAGAAGGTGCTGGATTATGGCCGCCTCCAGTTAAATCTGTCTGCAAGAGAAGTTGTTGTGGAAGGTAAAAATGTTGAGCTTACACCTAAGGAATATGAGTTACTCCGATATTTTGCTGAACACCCGAGACATGTGTTCTCCTATGAACAATTACTCGCGAAATTTTGGGATGGGGTGGGAGACAGGCACACCATTCGAGTGCACCTTAGCCGCCTTAGGGAGAAAATTGAGTTCGATCCCAACCATCCACAATTCCTGATCAACGTATGGGGAGTAGGGTACCGCTTCGAAGGAGGATAA